The Manihot esculenta cultivar AM560-2 chromosome 1, M.esculenta_v8, whole genome shotgun sequence genome has a window encoding:
- the LOC110624147 gene encoding kinesin-like protein KIN-12B isoform X1, whose protein sequence is MKHFVQSRNAILREAHANGEPALQSPNPSSNKLKPSPTQFSSRRQKLYKENAPPSNLNSIPLPSDQKPSPSPAAKMKSPLPPRPPSFNPLKRKLNMETVPENAVLDSGVKVIVRIRPITKDEEEGETIVQKVSDQSLSINGHSFTFDSVADAQSTQLDIFHLVGAPLVENCLAGFNSSVFAYGQTGSGKTYTMWGPANALLEENLSSDQQGLTPRVFQRLFARINEEQIKDADKQLKYQCRCSFLEIYNEQITDLLDPNQRNLQIREDVKSGVYVENLREEYVFSMKDVTQLLIKGLNNRRTGATSINAESSRSHGVFTCVVESRCKGVTDGISSLKTSRINLVDLAGSERQKLTGAAGERLKEAGNINRSLSQLGNLINILAEVSQTGKQRHIPYRDSRLTFLLQESLGGNAKLAMVCAVSPAQSCKSETFSTLRFAQRAKAIKNKAIINEEMENDVNHLREVIRQLRDELHRVKMNSNSPTGWDPRKSLNLLKSLIHPHPRLTQVDEDGDEEMEIDEDAVENLCIEGLQPADTEDCNIIDKRRCSFEQDPDAVVEMEEGISEQGEKQETVYVDCAHPVRIAQGCSNVNDKDVQILIRTLDEDSSKGPSNNNDKEKRNLSSSVGKLLTEQSPSRMMESDSQTRFSMEMIVVGKIDGSQNDAMHCASPSSLSIVPCEASPTLKSPTPSVSPRITSSRKSLRTSSISTASQKDSKDESKSNLEDIHISFAKSMSSSSCDALTSQKSKGFPATTEHLAASLHRGLEVIESHRKSSAFRRSSFRFSCRPPEPKQVKLVEKVDAGVQTYPENNDIPEEDEEFVCKRCKSKKQLEEKDADDSSNLQLVPIDGSECADKSKKQVPKAVEKVLAGAIRREMALEEFCAEQTSEIIQLKRLVQQYKHERECNAIIGQTREEKILRLESLMDGVLPTEEFIEEELVSLMHEHKLLKEKYENHPEVLRTNIELKRAQDELEHYRNFYDLGEREVLLEEIQDLRNQLQYYIDSSSTSALKRRSLLQLTYSPLSTIPEATGGCSEVKLEQERISWTEAESQWILLVEELRTELDASRALAEKRRQELETEKKCAEELKEAMQMAMEGHARMLEQYADLEEKHIQLLASHKKIQEGIDGVKKAASKAGARGAESKFINALAAEISALKVEREKERRYLRDENKMLQAQLRDTVEAVQAAGELLVRLKEAEEAIAAAEKRADGAEQETSKAYKQIDKLKRKHENEINTLNELLAESRVPKETIQPACNDVKTAKYDTGDHFNEGERWREEFEPFYNNGEHGELSKLAEPSSWFSGYDRCNI, encoded by the exons ATGAAGCATTTTGTACAGTCAAGAAACGCGATTTTAAGAGAAGCACACGCCAACGGTGAGCCTGCATTACAGTCGCCAAACCCTAGCTCCAATAAATTGAAGCCATCGCCAACGCAGTTTTCTTCACGGAGGCAAAAGTTGTATAAAGAGAACGCTCCgccgtcaaatctgaattctatTCCACTGCCGTCAGATCAAAAGCCCTCGCCGTCCCCTGCTGCCAAGATGAAGAGTCCATTGCCGCCCAGGCCTCCATCCTTCAACCCTCTCAAGCGCAAACTCAATATGGAAACCGTGCCGGAAAATGCTGTCCTGGATTCTGGTGTTAAG GTTATTGTGAGAATACGACCAATAACCAAAGATGAAGAGGAAGGGGAAACGATAGTTCAAAAGGTATCCGATCAATCTTTGTCAATAAATGGCCATAGCTTCACATTTGACTCAGTAGCTGATGCACAATCAACACAG CTAGACATTTTCCATCTTGTAGGAGCCCCTCTTGTTGAAAATTGTCTTGCTGGATTTAACAGTTCAGTATTTGCCTATGGACAG acAGGAAGTGGAAAGACCTACACTATGTGGGGGCCAGCTAATGCCCTCTTGGAAGAGAACTTATCCAGTGATCAACAAGGTTTAACTCCTCGTGTCTTTCAACGGCTCTTTGCCAGAATAAATGAG GAGCAAATCAAAGATGCTGACAAACAACTGAAGTATCAATGTCGCTGCTCTTTTCTTGAG ATTTATAATGAGCAAATAACAGATTTGCTGGACCCAAACCAACGAAACCTCCAG ATAAGAGAAGATGTGAAATCTGGTGTCTATGTTGAAAATCTAAGAGAAGAGTATGTGTTTTCAATGAAGGATGTGACTCAACTTCTGATAAAG GGGTTAAACAACCGAAGGACTGGTGCAACCAGTATAAATGCTGAGAGTTCTCGTTCACATGGTGTTTTCACTTGTGTTGTTGAATCTCGATGCAAG GGTGTGACAGATGGCATAAGCAGCTTAAAAACAAGCAGAATAAATCTTGTTGATCTAGCTGGGTCAGAGCGACAAAAATTAACCGGTGCTGCTGGCGAACGTTTGAAGGAAGCAGGGAATATAAACCGATCTCTGTCACAGCTAGG GAACTTGATAAACATTCTTGCTGAAGTTTCTCAAACTGGTAAGCAAAGGCATATCCCTTATAGAGACTCAAGGTTGACATTTTTGTTACAAGAATCTCTTGGAGGCAATGCAAAATTAGCAATGGTGTGTGCTGTTTCTCCTGCACAAAG TTGCAAGAGTGAAACTTTCAGTACATTGCGGTTTGCACAGCGTGCAAAGGCAATCAAGAACAAGGCAATCATTAATGAAGAGATGGAGAATGATGTTAATCACTTGCGAGAAGTAATTCGACAGCTAAGG GATGAATTGCATCGAGTGAAGATGAATAGCAACAGCCCAACAGGCTGGGATCCTCGTAAAAGCTTGAACCTACTGAAAAGTCTTATTCATCCGCATCCACGACTAACTCAAGTAGATGAGGATGGTGATGAAGAGATGGAAATTGATGAGGATGCTGTTGAAAATCTCTGCATTGAAGGACTGCAACCAGCAGACACTGAAGATTGCAATATTATTGACAAAAGGAGATGTAGTTTCGAACAAGATCCTGATGCAGTTGTTGAAATGGAAGAAGGCATTTCTGAACAAGGTGAGAAACAGGAAACTGTGTATGTTGATTGTGCTCACCCTGTTAGAATTGCCCAAGGTTGTTCCAATGTTAATGACAAGGATGTCCAAATACTCATTCGTACGCTTGATGAAGATTCCTCCAAAGGGCCCTCCAATAATAATGACAAGGAAAAAAGAAATCTTAGCTCCTCTGTCGGTAAATTGTTGACTGAACAATCACCTAGTAGAATGATGGAATCTGATTCTCAAACTAGATTTTCTATGGAAATGATAGTGGTGGGCAAAATAGATGGCTCTCAAAATGATGCAATGCATTGTGCATCACCTTCTAGCCTCAGCATAGTCCCATGTGAAGCATCACCTACCCTTAAGTCTCCAACTCCAAGTGTTTCACCCAGAATTACCAGCAGCAGGAAAAGTCTCCGAACCTCATCCATTTCAACAGCTTCCCAGAAAGATTCTAAAGATGAAAGTAAATCAAACCTGGAGGATATACATATATCTTTTGCAAAATCCATGAGTAGCAGCTCATGTGATGCTTTGACTTCTCAAAAAAGTAAAGGTTTTCCTGCAACAACAGAGCATTTGGCAGCTAGCCTCCATCGAGGCCTGGAAGTTATTGAGAGTCACCGCAAGAGTTCAGCATTCAGGCGATCATCCTTTAGGTTTTCTTGTAGACCTCCAGAACCCAAGCAAGTGAAGCTGGTTGAAAAAGTTGATGCAGGCGTGCAAACATATCCTGAAAATAATGACATAccagaagaagatgaagagttTGTCTGTAAGAGATGCAAGAGCAAGAAACAACTGGAGGAGAAAGATGCTGATGACAGCTCAAACTTGCAGTTAGTACCTATTGATGGCTCAGAGTGTGCTGATAAATCTAAAAAACAAGTTCCCAAA GCAGTAGAGAAGGTTTTGGCAGGAGCCATCCGGAGAGAAATGGCTCTGGAAGAGTTTTGTGCCGAACAAACTTCTGAGATAATACAGCTTAAGCGTCTG GTGCAACAGTACAAGCATGAGAGAGAATGTAATGCCATAATAGGGCAAACAAGGGAGGAAAAAATTCTTCGGCTTGAAAGCCTTATGGATGGTGTTTTACCTACTGAGGAGTTCATAGAGGAAGAGCTAGTATCCCTTATGCATGAACATAAG CTTTTGAAAGAGAAATATGAGAATCATCCTGAAGTTCTAAGGACAAATATTGAGCTGAAAAGAGCTCAAGATGAGCTAGAACATTATCGGAATTTCTATGATTTGGGCGAAAGGGAAGTGCTGTTGGAAGAGATTCAAGATCTAAGAAACCAATTGCAGTACTATATTGACTCTTCATCTACTTCTGCTCTAAAAAGACGTTCACTATTGCAATTAACTTATTCACCTCTTAGTACAATTCCAGAGGCAACTGGGGGGTGTTCTGAAGTGAAACTTGAACAGGAGAGAATCAGCTGGACTGAGGCAGAAAGCCAGTGGATTTTGCTTGTTGAAGAATTGAGAACAGAACTTGATGCTAGCAGGGCACTAGCTGAAAAAAGGAGGCAGGAATTGGAGACCGAGAAGAAATGTGCAGAAGAGTTGAAGGAAGCAATGCAAATGGCAATGGAGGGACACGCACGCATGCTTGAACAGTATGCAGATCTTGAGGAAAAACATATTCAATTACTTGCAAGCCACAAAAAGATCCAGGAGGGAATAGACGGTGTCAAGAAAGCTGCTTCTAAAGCTGGAGCTAGAGGTGCTGAATCCAAGTTTATAAATGCCCTTGCAGCAGAAATTTCAGCATTGAAAGTAGAAAGGGAAAAAGAGAGGCGATATCTTAGGGATGAAAATAAAATGCTTCAGGCTCAATTGAGGGATACTGTTGAGGCTGTACAAGCTGCTGGTGAATTATTAGTGAGGCTGAAAGAAGCAGAGGAAGCTATTGCTGCTGCAGAG AAGAGAGCAGATGGTGCAGAGCAAGAAACTTCAAAAGCATATAAACAGATTGATaaattgaagagaaaacatgaaaatgagataaacacTCTTAATGAGCTCCTTGCAGAGTCTCGCGTACCCAAAGAAACAATACAACCTGCTTGTAATGATGTTAAAACAGCCAAGTATGATACAGGTGACCATTTCAATGAAGGCGAGCGATGGCGTGAGGAATTTGAGCCATTCTATAATAATGGTGAACATGGTGAGTTATCAAAGCTTGCAGAACCCTCATCATGGTTTTCTGGATATGATAGGTGCAACATATAG
- the LOC110624147 gene encoding kinesin-like protein KIN-12B isoform X2 has protein sequence MWGPANALLEENLSSDQQGLTPRVFQRLFARINEEQIKDADKQLKYQCRCSFLEIYNEQITDLLDPNQRNLQIREDVKSGVYVENLREEYVFSMKDVTQLLIKGLNNRRTGATSINAESSRSHGVFTCVVESRCKGVTDGISSLKTSRINLVDLAGSERQKLTGAAGERLKEAGNINRSLSQLGNLINILAEVSQTGKQRHIPYRDSRLTFLLQESLGGNAKLAMVCAVSPAQSCKSETFSTLRFAQRAKAIKNKAIINEEMENDVNHLREVIRQLRDELHRVKMNSNSPTGWDPRKSLNLLKSLIHPHPRLTQVDEDGDEEMEIDEDAVENLCIEGLQPADTEDCNIIDKRRCSFEQDPDAVVEMEEGISEQGEKQETVYVDCAHPVRIAQGCSNVNDKDVQILIRTLDEDSSKGPSNNNDKEKRNLSSSVGKLLTEQSPSRMMESDSQTRFSMEMIVVGKIDGSQNDAMHCASPSSLSIVPCEASPTLKSPTPSVSPRITSSRKSLRTSSISTASQKDSKDESKSNLEDIHISFAKSMSSSSCDALTSQKSKGFPATTEHLAASLHRGLEVIESHRKSSAFRRSSFRFSCRPPEPKQVKLVEKVDAGVQTYPENNDIPEEDEEFVCKRCKSKKQLEEKDADDSSNLQLVPIDGSECADKSKKQVPKAVEKVLAGAIRREMALEEFCAEQTSEIIQLKRLVQQYKHERECNAIIGQTREEKILRLESLMDGVLPTEEFIEEELVSLMHEHKLLKEKYENHPEVLRTNIELKRAQDELEHYRNFYDLGEREVLLEEIQDLRNQLQYYIDSSSTSALKRRSLLQLTYSPLSTIPEATGGCSEVKLEQERISWTEAESQWILLVEELRTELDASRALAEKRRQELETEKKCAEELKEAMQMAMEGHARMLEQYADLEEKHIQLLASHKKIQEGIDGVKKAASKAGARGAESKFINALAAEISALKVEREKERRYLRDENKMLQAQLRDTVEAVQAAGELLVRLKEAEEAIAAAEKRADGAEQETSKAYKQIDKLKRKHENEINTLNELLAESRVPKETIQPACNDVKTAKYDTGDHFNEGERWREEFEPFYNNGEHGELSKLAEPSSWFSGYDRCNI, from the exons ATGTGGGGGCCAGCTAATGCCCTCTTGGAAGAGAACTTATCCAGTGATCAACAAGGTTTAACTCCTCGTGTCTTTCAACGGCTCTTTGCCAGAATAAATGAG GAGCAAATCAAAGATGCTGACAAACAACTGAAGTATCAATGTCGCTGCTCTTTTCTTGAG ATTTATAATGAGCAAATAACAGATTTGCTGGACCCAAACCAACGAAACCTCCAG ATAAGAGAAGATGTGAAATCTGGTGTCTATGTTGAAAATCTAAGAGAAGAGTATGTGTTTTCAATGAAGGATGTGACTCAACTTCTGATAAAG GGGTTAAACAACCGAAGGACTGGTGCAACCAGTATAAATGCTGAGAGTTCTCGTTCACATGGTGTTTTCACTTGTGTTGTTGAATCTCGATGCAAG GGTGTGACAGATGGCATAAGCAGCTTAAAAACAAGCAGAATAAATCTTGTTGATCTAGCTGGGTCAGAGCGACAAAAATTAACCGGTGCTGCTGGCGAACGTTTGAAGGAAGCAGGGAATATAAACCGATCTCTGTCACAGCTAGG GAACTTGATAAACATTCTTGCTGAAGTTTCTCAAACTGGTAAGCAAAGGCATATCCCTTATAGAGACTCAAGGTTGACATTTTTGTTACAAGAATCTCTTGGAGGCAATGCAAAATTAGCAATGGTGTGTGCTGTTTCTCCTGCACAAAG TTGCAAGAGTGAAACTTTCAGTACATTGCGGTTTGCACAGCGTGCAAAGGCAATCAAGAACAAGGCAATCATTAATGAAGAGATGGAGAATGATGTTAATCACTTGCGAGAAGTAATTCGACAGCTAAGG GATGAATTGCATCGAGTGAAGATGAATAGCAACAGCCCAACAGGCTGGGATCCTCGTAAAAGCTTGAACCTACTGAAAAGTCTTATTCATCCGCATCCACGACTAACTCAAGTAGATGAGGATGGTGATGAAGAGATGGAAATTGATGAGGATGCTGTTGAAAATCTCTGCATTGAAGGACTGCAACCAGCAGACACTGAAGATTGCAATATTATTGACAAAAGGAGATGTAGTTTCGAACAAGATCCTGATGCAGTTGTTGAAATGGAAGAAGGCATTTCTGAACAAGGTGAGAAACAGGAAACTGTGTATGTTGATTGTGCTCACCCTGTTAGAATTGCCCAAGGTTGTTCCAATGTTAATGACAAGGATGTCCAAATACTCATTCGTACGCTTGATGAAGATTCCTCCAAAGGGCCCTCCAATAATAATGACAAGGAAAAAAGAAATCTTAGCTCCTCTGTCGGTAAATTGTTGACTGAACAATCACCTAGTAGAATGATGGAATCTGATTCTCAAACTAGATTTTCTATGGAAATGATAGTGGTGGGCAAAATAGATGGCTCTCAAAATGATGCAATGCATTGTGCATCACCTTCTAGCCTCAGCATAGTCCCATGTGAAGCATCACCTACCCTTAAGTCTCCAACTCCAAGTGTTTCACCCAGAATTACCAGCAGCAGGAAAAGTCTCCGAACCTCATCCATTTCAACAGCTTCCCAGAAAGATTCTAAAGATGAAAGTAAATCAAACCTGGAGGATATACATATATCTTTTGCAAAATCCATGAGTAGCAGCTCATGTGATGCTTTGACTTCTCAAAAAAGTAAAGGTTTTCCTGCAACAACAGAGCATTTGGCAGCTAGCCTCCATCGAGGCCTGGAAGTTATTGAGAGTCACCGCAAGAGTTCAGCATTCAGGCGATCATCCTTTAGGTTTTCTTGTAGACCTCCAGAACCCAAGCAAGTGAAGCTGGTTGAAAAAGTTGATGCAGGCGTGCAAACATATCCTGAAAATAATGACATAccagaagaagatgaagagttTGTCTGTAAGAGATGCAAGAGCAAGAAACAACTGGAGGAGAAAGATGCTGATGACAGCTCAAACTTGCAGTTAGTACCTATTGATGGCTCAGAGTGTGCTGATAAATCTAAAAAACAAGTTCCCAAA GCAGTAGAGAAGGTTTTGGCAGGAGCCATCCGGAGAGAAATGGCTCTGGAAGAGTTTTGTGCCGAACAAACTTCTGAGATAATACAGCTTAAGCGTCTG GTGCAACAGTACAAGCATGAGAGAGAATGTAATGCCATAATAGGGCAAACAAGGGAGGAAAAAATTCTTCGGCTTGAAAGCCTTATGGATGGTGTTTTACCTACTGAGGAGTTCATAGAGGAAGAGCTAGTATCCCTTATGCATGAACATAAG CTTTTGAAAGAGAAATATGAGAATCATCCTGAAGTTCTAAGGACAAATATTGAGCTGAAAAGAGCTCAAGATGAGCTAGAACATTATCGGAATTTCTATGATTTGGGCGAAAGGGAAGTGCTGTTGGAAGAGATTCAAGATCTAAGAAACCAATTGCAGTACTATATTGACTCTTCATCTACTTCTGCTCTAAAAAGACGTTCACTATTGCAATTAACTTATTCACCTCTTAGTACAATTCCAGAGGCAACTGGGGGGTGTTCTGAAGTGAAACTTGAACAGGAGAGAATCAGCTGGACTGAGGCAGAAAGCCAGTGGATTTTGCTTGTTGAAGAATTGAGAACAGAACTTGATGCTAGCAGGGCACTAGCTGAAAAAAGGAGGCAGGAATTGGAGACCGAGAAGAAATGTGCAGAAGAGTTGAAGGAAGCAATGCAAATGGCAATGGAGGGACACGCACGCATGCTTGAACAGTATGCAGATCTTGAGGAAAAACATATTCAATTACTTGCAAGCCACAAAAAGATCCAGGAGGGAATAGACGGTGTCAAGAAAGCTGCTTCTAAAGCTGGAGCTAGAGGTGCTGAATCCAAGTTTATAAATGCCCTTGCAGCAGAAATTTCAGCATTGAAAGTAGAAAGGGAAAAAGAGAGGCGATATCTTAGGGATGAAAATAAAATGCTTCAGGCTCAATTGAGGGATACTGTTGAGGCTGTACAAGCTGCTGGTGAATTATTAGTGAGGCTGAAAGAAGCAGAGGAAGCTATTGCTGCTGCAGAG AAGAGAGCAGATGGTGCAGAGCAAGAAACTTCAAAAGCATATAAACAGATTGATaaattgaagagaaaacatgaaaatgagataaacacTCTTAATGAGCTCCTTGCAGAGTCTCGCGTACCCAAAGAAACAATACAACCTGCTTGTAATGATGTTAAAACAGCCAAGTATGATACAGGTGACCATTTCAATGAAGGCGAGCGATGGCGTGAGGAATTTGAGCCATTCTATAATAATGGTGAACATGGTGAGTTATCAAAGCTTGCAGAACCCTCATCATGGTTTTCTGGATATGATAGGTGCAACATATAG